From a region of the Actinopolymorpha singaporensis genome:
- the sthA gene encoding Si-specific NAD(P)(+) transhydrogenase, with protein MYDYDLLVIGSGPGGQKAAIAGAKLGRRTAVVEKRHMIGGVCINTGTIPSKTLREAILYLTGLNQRELYGSAYRLKDDITVADLSARTQHVIGREIDVIRSQLARNRVQMLFGVGRFADDHTVAVTGPDGSVRTVTADRIVIAVGTRPARPSSVAFDGRSIVDSDQLLEMDQIPSSMVVVGAGVIGIEYASMFAALGTKVTVVERRDRMLDFCDLEIVEALKYQLRDLAVTFRFNETVARVDHHDGATLTVLESGKRIPADTVMYSAGRQGVTEALEVGNAGLEADARGRIAVDEHYRTAVPHIYAVGDVIGFPALAATSMEQGRRAAYHALEEPVGTELGELQPIGIYTIPEISYVGRTEDELTEANVPFEVGVSRYRELARGAILGDSYGMLKLLVHAEERKLLGVHVFGTGATELVHIGQTVMGCGASVDYLVDAVFNYPTLAESYKVAALDAMNKMRAVQRFLT; from the coding sequence ATGTACGACTACGACCTGCTCGTCATCGGATCCGGGCCCGGCGGCCAGAAGGCCGCGATCGCGGGCGCCAAGCTCGGCCGCCGCACGGCGGTGGTGGAGAAGCGGCACATGATCGGCGGGGTCTGCATCAACACCGGCACCATCCCGTCCAAGACGCTGCGGGAGGCGATCCTCTACCTCACCGGGCTCAACCAGCGGGAGCTGTACGGTTCGGCGTACCGGCTGAAGGACGACATCACCGTCGCCGACCTGTCCGCCCGCACCCAGCACGTCATCGGCCGCGAGATCGACGTCATCCGCAGCCAGCTCGCCCGCAACCGCGTGCAGATGCTGTTCGGCGTGGGCAGGTTCGCCGACGACCACACCGTCGCGGTCACCGGACCCGACGGCAGCGTGCGCACCGTCACCGCCGACCGGATCGTGATCGCGGTCGGCACCCGCCCCGCCCGGCCGTCCTCGGTGGCCTTCGACGGCCGCAGCATCGTCGACTCCGACCAGCTCCTGGAGATGGACCAGATCCCGTCGTCGATGGTGGTGGTCGGCGCCGGGGTGATCGGCATCGAGTACGCCTCGATGTTCGCCGCGCTCGGCACCAAGGTCACCGTGGTCGAACGCCGCGACCGGATGCTGGACTTCTGCGACCTGGAGATCGTCGAGGCACTGAAGTACCAGCTGCGCGACCTCGCGGTGACGTTCCGCTTCAACGAGACGGTGGCGCGGGTCGACCACCACGACGGCGCGACCCTGACCGTGCTGGAAAGCGGCAAGCGGATCCCCGCCGACACGGTGATGTACTCCGCCGGCCGGCAGGGTGTCACCGAGGCGCTCGAGGTCGGCAACGCCGGGCTGGAGGCCGACGCCCGCGGCCGGATCGCGGTCGACGAGCACTACCGCACCGCCGTACCCCACATCTACGCCGTCGGCGACGTGATCGGCTTCCCCGCGCTGGCGGCCACCTCGATGGAGCAGGGCAGGCGGGCCGCCTACCACGCCCTGGAGGAACCCGTCGGGACCGAACTGGGCGAGCTGCAGCCGATCGGCATCTACACGATCCCCGAGATCAGCTACGTCGGCCGTACCGAGGACGAGCTGACCGAGGCGAACGTGCCGTTCGAGGTTGGCGTCTCCCGGTACCGCGAGCTGGCCCGTGGCGCCATCCTGGGCGACAGCTACGGCATGCTCAAGCTGCTCGTGCACGCGGAAGAGCGGAAACTGCTCGGCGTCCACGTGTTCGGCACCGGTGCGACCGAGCTGGTGCACATCGGGCAGACGGTGATGGGGTGCGGTGCCTCCGTCGACTACCTCGTGGACGCGGTGTTCAACTACCCCACGCTGGCGGAGTCCTACAAGGTCGCCGCACTGGACGCGATGAACAAGATGCGGGCGGTGCAACGCTTCCTGACCTGA
- a CDS encoding PfkB family carbohydrate kinase, protein MCASPRPSVAGVARTVHLPAVGTREVVSTVGAGDALFAAFLDGWTRGLEPRAALRRAAYLASWKVGAAGGAAGFLDRAGLDALAAARS, encoded by the coding sequence ATGTGCGCTTCGCCTCGGCCGTCGGTCGCGGGGGTGGCCCGGACGGTGCACCTGCCCGCCGTAGGCACTCGTGAGGTGGTGAGCACGGTCGGCGCCGGCGACGCGTTGTTCGCCGCCTTCCTGGACGGCTGGACCCGCGGCCTGGAACCGCGGGCCGCGCTTCGCCGGGCGGCGTACCTCGCCTCCTGGAAGGTCGGCGCGGCCGGGGGAGCGGCGGGGTTCCTCGACCGCGCCGGCCTGGACGCGCTGGCCGCCGCTCGGTCCTGA
- the thrS gene encoding threonine--tRNA ligase, translating into MSEITVTVVRSGERAEAEVTTGTTAGEAIGVEPGDRAVVAARVNGELRDLAWPLSAGDEVEPVAIDSADGRAILRHSTAHVLAQAVQELYPEAKLGIGPPVENGFYYDFDVAEPFHPDDFKRIEKRMQEIVKEGQTFSRRVVGDDDARAELADEPYKLELIGLKGGAGAAAEGAGVEVGGGELTIYDNLRRDGELAWKDLCRGPHLPTTRNIPAFKLMRVAAAYWRGSEKNPQLQRIYGTAWESRDALKAYLQRLEEAERRDHRKLGRELDLFSFPDELGSGLAVFHPKGGVVKREMEDYVRRRHLEEGFQYVGTPHITKGGLFETSGHLPYYADTMFPPMEVEGANYYVKAMNCPMHNLIYRSRGRSYRELPLRFFEFGAVYRFEKSGVVHGLTRVRGMTQDDSHSYVAPEQAADEIKHLLGFVLGLLKDFGLDDFYLELSTRDDSDKFIGSDEQWAEATKILEDTAKETGLELVPDPGGAAFYGPKISVQTRDAIGRTWQMSTIQYDFNQPAGFGLEYQAADGSRQQPVMIHSAKFGSIERFLGVLVEHYAGAFPPWLAPVQVVGIPITDEHVPYLQDVAAKLTGHGVRVEIDTSDDRMQKKIRNAQKQKVPYMLLAGDDDVAKGAVSFRYRSGEQKNGVPVDEAVAEILDAVRRRVQV; encoded by the coding sequence GTGTCCGAGATCACCGTCACCGTCGTCCGTTCCGGCGAGCGCGCCGAGGCCGAGGTGACGACGGGCACGACGGCCGGTGAGGCGATCGGCGTCGAGCCCGGTGACCGCGCAGTCGTGGCGGCCCGTGTCAACGGCGAGCTGCGCGACCTCGCCTGGCCGCTGTCGGCCGGTGACGAGGTGGAGCCGGTGGCGATCGACAGCGCCGACGGCCGGGCGATCCTGCGCCACTCCACCGCGCACGTGCTGGCCCAGGCGGTGCAGGAGCTCTACCCCGAGGCGAAGCTCGGTATCGGCCCGCCGGTGGAGAACGGCTTCTACTACGACTTCGACGTGGCCGAGCCGTTCCACCCCGACGACTTCAAGCGCATCGAGAAGCGCATGCAGGAGATCGTCAAGGAGGGCCAGACGTTCTCCCGCCGGGTCGTCGGCGACGACGATGCCCGCGCCGAGCTGGCCGACGAGCCGTACAAGCTGGAGCTGATCGGCCTCAAGGGCGGTGCCGGCGCGGCCGCGGAGGGCGCCGGAGTCGAGGTCGGCGGCGGCGAGCTGACCATCTACGACAACCTGCGCCGCGACGGTGAGCTCGCGTGGAAGGACCTCTGCCGCGGGCCGCACCTGCCCACCACCCGAAACATCCCGGCGTTCAAGCTGATGCGGGTGGCCGCGGCGTACTGGCGGGGCAGTGAGAAGAACCCACAGCTGCAGCGCATCTATGGCACCGCCTGGGAGTCGCGCGACGCACTCAAGGCCTACCTCCAGCGGCTGGAGGAGGCCGAGCGGCGCGACCACCGCAAGCTCGGACGGGAGCTGGACCTGTTCTCCTTCCCCGACGAGCTCGGCTCGGGGCTCGCGGTGTTCCACCCCAAGGGCGGTGTCGTCAAGCGCGAGATGGAGGACTACGTCCGCCGGCGCCACCTGGAGGAGGGCTTCCAGTACGTCGGGACGCCGCACATCACCAAGGGCGGACTGTTCGAGACGTCCGGGCACCTGCCGTACTACGCCGACACGATGTTCCCGCCCATGGAGGTCGAGGGCGCGAACTACTACGTCAAGGCGATGAACTGCCCGATGCACAACCTGATCTACCGCTCGCGGGGCCGCTCCTACCGTGAGCTGCCGCTGCGGTTCTTCGAGTTCGGCGCGGTCTACCGGTTCGAGAAGTCCGGTGTCGTGCACGGGCTCACTCGGGTGCGCGGCATGACCCAGGACGACTCGCACTCCTACGTCGCCCCCGAGCAGGCCGCCGACGAGATCAAGCACCTGCTCGGGTTCGTGCTCGGGCTGCTCAAGGACTTCGGTCTGGACGACTTCTACCTCGAGCTGTCCACCCGCGACGACTCCGACAAGTTCATCGGCAGCGACGAGCAGTGGGCCGAGGCCACCAAGATCCTCGAGGACACCGCCAAGGAGACCGGCCTGGAGCTGGTGCCCGACCCGGGCGGTGCGGCGTTCTACGGCCCGAAGATCTCCGTGCAGACCCGGGACGCGATCGGGCGGACCTGGCAGATGTCGACCATCCAGTACGACTTCAACCAGCCGGCCGGGTTCGGGCTGGAGTACCAGGCGGCTGACGGCTCGCGGCAGCAGCCGGTGATGATCCACTCGGCGAAGTTCGGCTCGATCGAGCGGTTCCTAGGCGTGCTGGTCGAGCACTACGCCGGTGCGTTCCCTCCCTGGCTGGCGCCGGTCCAGGTGGTCGGGATCCCGATCACCGACGAGCACGTCCCCTACCTGCAGGACGTGGCCGCCAAGCTCACCGGGCACGGCGTCCGGGTGGAGATCGACACCTCCGACGACCGGATGCAGAAGAAGATCCGCAACGCTCAGAAGCAGAAGGTGCCGTACATGCTGCTGGCCGGCGACGACGACGTCGCCAAGGGCGCGGTGTCGTTCCGGTACCGCTCCGGTGAGCAGAAGAACGGCGTACCGGTCGACGAGGCGGTCGCGGAGATCCTGGACGCCGTACGCCGCCGCGTACAGGTCTAG